A single region of the Anguilla rostrata isolate EN2019 chromosome 11, ASM1855537v3, whole genome shotgun sequence genome encodes:
- the htr6 gene encoding 5-hydroxytryptamine receptor 6 produces the protein MGDSTAPGATTAAVGLGTVGGGGGDGSSSWGHNGSAPWGGDGDVWVMGSSGAWLLAGVLSLIILTTACGNILLIGLVLTQRSLRCTSNCFLVSLFLSDLMVALVVMPPAMLNALCGAWVLRPGFCPVWLCFDVMCCSASILNLCVISLDRYLLIISPLRYKQHMTPPRALLLVGGAWGLAALTSFLPIEMGWHSLSRGRGHAPRPGGVNGSVAELGGGGGGAPRPPPLYPPPAQCRLGVSLPFALVASCLTFFLPSTAICFTYCQILRVARRQARRVAALAHPPHPYHSAGEPSRPPSAGPATGHAHPDRDGDYCSHQEPPAAQHPQSSVSSERRLEHRQGRRALKASLTLGVLLGLFFSAWLPFFITNMAQAVCECVPTALFDALTWLGYCNSTMNPIIYPLFMRDFKRALGRLLPCCCCSASSSSSSSRSPRRPSPPLSLSLRNSGEPHVPSDPPSLSSDPPQPPATATDAVNLFDAEHAGSRLPLLLPNQVDTLD, from the exons ATGGGTGACTCTACTGCCCCGGGGGCAACAACTGCGGCAGTTGGTTTGGGAAccgtaggaggaggaggaggggacggCAGCTCCAGCTGGGGGCACAACGGCAGCGCCCCCTGGGGGGGTGACGGAGACGTTTGGGTGATGGGCAGCAGCGGGGCGTGGCTCCTGGCCGGCGTGCTCTCCCTCATCATCCTGACGACGGCGTGCGGCAACATCCTGCTGATCGGCCTGGTGCTCACCCAGCGCTCGCTCCGCTGCACCTCCAACTGCTTCCTGGTGTCGCTGTTCCTGTCCGACCTGATGGTGGCGCTGGTGGTGATGCCGCCGGCCATGCTGAACGCGCTGTGCGGCGCCTGGGTGCTCCGCCCCGGCTTCTGCCCCGTCTGGCTCTGCTTCGACGTCATGTGCTGCAGCGCCTCCATCCTCAACCTGTGCGTGATCAGCCTGGACCGCTACCTGCTCATCATCTCGCCGCTGCGCTACAAGCAGCACATGACCCCGCCGCGCGCCCTCCtcctggtgggcggggcctgggggctGGCCGCCCTCACCTCCTTCCTGCCCATCGAGATGGGCTGGCACAGCCTGAGCCGCGGCCGGGGCCACGCCCCCAGGCCGGGCGGGGTCAACGGCAGCGTGGCGGAGCtgggcggcggtggcggcggcgccCCACGCCCCCCGCCGCTCTACCCGCCGCCCGCGCAGTGCCGCCTGGGCGTGAGCCTGCCCTTCGCCCTGGTGGCGTCCTGCCTCACCTTCTTCCTGCCCTCCACCGCCATCTGCTTCACCTACTGCCAGATCCTGAGGGTGGCGCGGAGGCAGGCGCGGCGGGTGGCGGCGCTCGCCCACCCACCGCACCCCTACCACTCGGCCGGGGagccctcccgccccccctcggcCGGGCCGGCCACCGGGCACGCTCACCCCGACAGGGACGGGGACTACTGCAGCCACCAGGAGCCGCCCGCGGCTCAGCACCCACAG TCGTCGGTGAGCAGCGAGCGCAGGTTGGAGCACAGGCAGGGCAGGAGGGCTCTGAAGGCCAGCCTGACCCTGGGCGTTCTGCTGGGGCTCTTCTTCAGCGCCTGGCTGCCCTTCTTCATCACCAACATGgcacag GcagtgtgcgagtgcgtgccCACGGCCCTCTTCGACGCCCTCACCTGGCTGGGGTACTGCAACAGCACCATGAACCCCATCATCTACCCCCTGTTCATGCGCGACTTCAAGCGAGCCCTGGGGCGCCtcctgccctgctgctgctgctccgcctcctcctcctcctcttcctcgcgcTCCCCGCGGAGGCCCtcgcctcccctctccctctccctgcgaAACTCCGGGGAGCCCCACGTGCCCTCCGACCCGCCCTCCCTGTCCTCCGacccgccccagccccccgccaCGGCCACGGACGCAGTCAACCTGTTCGACGCCGAGCATGCTGGGAGCCGGCTGCCGCTGCTTTTGCCCAATCAGGTCGACACGCTGGACTGA
- the LOC135235310 gene encoding neuroblastoma suppressor of tumorigenicity 1-like, which translates to MWKWAVIGWILLKLCVAAPPLHIDRLALFPDKSAWCEAKNITQIIGHTGCQPHSIQNRACLGQCFSYSVPNTFPQLTESLVHCDSCMPVQMQWEVITLECPGNKEMPYVDKLVERILQCSCQSCDKEAGQQGALLQLFPSNATPEPPARGNEGRTHGRPGAHAQHPHAHAQHANVHAQHAHAHPDSHPHPHKPAGG; encoded by the exons ATGTGGAAGTGGGCCGTGATTGGCTGGATCCTGCTGAAGCTGTGCGTGGCGGCTCCTCCTCTGCACATCGATCGCCTGGCGCTGTTCCCCGATAAGAGCGCTTGGTGCGAGGCCAAGAACATCACTCAGATCATCGGGCACACCGGCTGCCAGCCCCACTCCATACAGAACAG GGCATGTCTGGGGCAGTGTTTCAGCTACAGTGTGCCCAACACCTTCCCTCAGCTGACCGAGTCCCTGGTGCACTGCGACTCCTGCATGCCCGTGCAGATGCAGTGGGAGGTG ataACACTGGAGTGCCCGGGCAACAAAGAGATGCCCTACGTGGACAAGCTGGTGGAGCGCATCCTCCAGTGCAGCTGCCAGTCCTGCGACAAGGAGgcgggccagcagggggcgctgctgcaGCTCTTTCCCTCCAACGCCACGCCGGAGCCGCCCGCCAGGGGCAACGAGGGCCGCACCCACGGCCGTCCTGGCGCGCACGCCCAACACCCTCACGCACATGCCCAGCACGCTAATGTGCATGCCCAACACGCTCACGCGCACCCAGACTCGCACCCACACCCGCACAAGCCTGCGGGGGGATAG